One Nostoc punctiforme PCC 73102 DNA window includes the following coding sequences:
- a CDS encoding PrsW family glutamic-type intramembrane protease, with amino-acid sequence MTGKNARHNAFLRLVSGNGAASGSESRYSLPPSKEMVIGRDPSCQVVLDAMMYRMVSRRHAVVRPLSLSPDSKFSWVLCDLNSANGTYLNGQRLYECQELHPGDRISLGADGPQYVFEYEFTYQAPATTVNQVTPLPSATNYHGHTQLKQPDSVSFTQLFPIISTGKDLTRKAYLVPGILTVIFVVLMFATVGQPQANQIIVATYIAFAAYYFVYQLCGKQKPWWVLMAAALSTTLILLSPLLDLFIFVFRGILPGNLPSPQESTTFTELLVRMFFGAGLMEELLKALPVLGAFAIGRMLSSPWREKIGVWEPLDGILLGTASAVGFTLLETLGQYVPDIAQQVGIGAAGQLAGLQLLIPRILGSVAGHMAYSGYLGYFIGLAVLKPSRSWQILSIGYLSAAALHALWNATGSINALLLVVVGVLSYAFLMAAILKARALSPTRSQNFATRFLGPK; translated from the coding sequence ATGACAGGCAAAAACGCAAGACATAATGCATTTCTGCGGCTAGTGTCTGGTAATGGGGCAGCTTCTGGATCAGAATCTCGCTACTCGCTGCCCCCCAGCAAAGAGATGGTAATTGGACGCGACCCCAGCTGCCAAGTTGTCTTGGATGCCATGATGTACCGGATGGTATCTCGTCGTCATGCGGTGGTTCGTCCCCTCTCTTTATCGCCAGATAGCAAATTCAGCTGGGTACTTTGTGATTTAAATAGTGCTAATGGCACTTATTTGAATGGACAACGCTTGTATGAATGTCAGGAATTGCACCCAGGCGATCGCATTTCTCTAGGTGCTGATGGTCCGCAATACGTTTTTGAGTACGAATTTACTTACCAAGCCCCGGCCACAACAGTTAACCAAGTTACACCATTACCTTCGGCAACAAATTACCACGGCCACACCCAATTAAAGCAGCCAGATTCTGTTAGCTTCACTCAGCTTTTCCCTATTATTTCCACTGGTAAAGATTTAACTCGAAAAGCTTACCTTGTACCGGGAATACTGACCGTAATCTTTGTAGTGTTAATGTTTGCTACAGTCGGTCAGCCCCAAGCTAATCAAATTATCGTTGCAACTTATATCGCCTTCGCTGCCTACTATTTTGTTTACCAACTTTGCGGTAAACAGAAGCCTTGGTGGGTGCTAATGGCTGCGGCATTGAGTACAACGTTGATTTTACTCAGTCCACTGTTGGATCTATTTATTTTCGTGTTTCGCGGTATTCTTCCTGGAAACTTGCCCTCACCCCAAGAATCGACCACCTTCACAGAGTTACTGGTACGGATGTTTTTTGGTGCTGGGTTGATGGAGGAATTACTCAAGGCATTACCTGTGTTAGGGGCGTTTGCCATTGGTAGAATGTTATCTTCACCTTGGCGGGAAAAGATCGGCGTTTGGGAACCCCTAGATGGTATTCTCCTGGGAACGGCTTCTGCTGTAGGCTTCACTCTATTGGAAACTCTTGGACAATATGTGCCCGATATTGCACAACAGGTAGGCATAGGCGCTGCTGGTCAACTAGCGGGTTTACAACTGCTAATTCCGAGAATTTTAGGCTCTGTAGCAGGACACATGGCTTATAGTGGCTACCTGGGCTATTTTATCGGATTGGCTGTTCTCAAGCCCAGTAGAAGTTGGCAAATTCTTTCTATTGGTTATCTTAGTGCTGCTGCACTCCACGCTCTGTGGAATGCGACAGGATCTATCAATGCCTTGCTGTTGGTAGTTGTTGGGGTGTTATCTTACGCCTTTTTGATGGCGGCAATTCTCAAGGCACGGGCGCTATCACCTACGCGATCGCAAAATTTCGCTACCCGATTTCTCGGCCCAAAATAA
- a CDS encoding nitrate reductase associated protein — MTYFFQFEADFVDSLRCIPMQVRCNLDTCGIKLKLSDWNQMTTAERQALVELPCTTETEIQSYREHIQQLILERTGIPATKLPIEPHPAWLDSSTVPPSLQEKAQEIGVNLTPQHWAALTPLQRFALIKLSRPGHESKNFPIAIAEFNLL, encoded by the coding sequence ATGACATATTTTTTTCAATTTGAAGCAGACTTTGTTGATTCCCTTCGTTGTATCCCCATGCAGGTGCGTTGCAATTTAGATACTTGTGGCATTAAGCTAAAACTATCTGATTGGAATCAAATGACTACAGCCGAGCGTCAAGCTTTAGTCGAGTTACCTTGCACAACAGAAACGGAAATTCAGTCTTACCGCGAACATATTCAACAATTAATTCTAGAACGCACAGGTATACCAGCTACAAAATTACCCATTGAGCCACATCCTGCATGGCTAGACTCTAGCACTGTACCACCTAGCCTCCAGGAAAAAGCTCAAGAAATAGGTGTAAATCTGACACCGCAACATTGGGCAGCTTTAACACCCTTACAGCGTTTTGCCTTAATTAAACTCAGCCGCCCAGGACATGAAAGCAAAAACTTTCCAATAGCGATCGCAGAATTTAATCTGCTTTAA
- a CDS encoding phosphate-starvation-inducible PsiE family protein, producing MKKLMRQILGATKDENFMHIIENIEVLVSKVLSIFMVVVILVAIGDLAVFIFRELLTAPYAKFNTTLYKIFGLFLNILIALEILENITAYLRKHVFQVELVIVTSLIAVARKIIILDLEKVGGVDIIGLGIAILALSISYLIIRLSNDRNTR from the coding sequence ATGAAAAAGTTAATGAGGCAAATTCTCGGAGCTACCAAAGATGAAAACTTCATGCACATCATTGAAAACATAGAGGTGCTAGTTTCTAAAGTTCTATCTATTTTTATGGTAGTTGTAATTTTGGTTGCAATCGGAGACTTAGCAGTTTTTATTTTTAGAGAGTTATTGACAGCCCCTTATGCTAAGTTTAACACAACCTTATATAAAATATTTGGGCTATTTTTGAATATTTTAATTGCTTTAGAAATTTTAGAAAATATCACAGCTTATTTGCGAAAGCACGTTTTTCAGGTTGAATTAGTTATTGTCACTTCTTTGATTGCCGTAGCCAGAAAAATTATTATTCTTGATTTAGAAAAAGTTGGAGGTGTTGATATAATTGGTTTAGGAATAGCTATTCTCGCCTTATCAATTAGTTACTTGATAATTCGTCTCAGTAATGACAGAAACACTCGTTAA
- a CDS encoding molybdopterin oxidoreductase family protein, whose product MSEFTKTLCPYCGVGCGLEVSPPAQLGKATNRDGQGNPTWRVRGDKAHPSSQGMVCVKGATIAESLDKNRLHYPMVRDSLDQEFRRVSWDEAFNLITQRIQTVRFTQGPEALCMYGSGQFQTEDYYIAQKLMKGCLGTNNFDANSRLCMSSAVAGYIQSFGSDGPPCCYEDLELTDCAFLIGTNTAECHPIVFNRLEKYHKKNRKVKMIVVDPRRTPTAEAADLHLAIRPGTDIDLLNGIAHLLMRWNYIDTMFMDDCTSNFPAYAEVIRHYSPEVVARQCGISIEDLETAARYWGESRRVLSLWSMGVNQSSEGTAKVRTIINLHLMTGQIGKPGAGPFSLTGQPNAMGGREAGGLAHLLPGYRVVKNPQHRAEVEEFWGLKPGQISPNPGLTAWDMITGLESDAVGLLWIAATNPAVSMPDLERTKKALLRSPFTIYQDAYYPTETSAYAHVLLPAAQWGEKTGVMTNSERVVTLCQAFRQPPREAKADWEIFAEVGRRLGFEKEFAFANSAEVYAEFVQLTQNRPCDMTGISHEQLTQGPTQWPYPAKKVESVFIDTETGLLSFQPEEETFSDKEAEKKRKYHTLRMGKRLYTDLRFHTPDGRAQFGAYYSKGLAEPPDPDYPFVLTNGRLYGHWHTQTRTGRIEKICKMHPEPFIEIHPRDAAKLGILDNQCVQVRSRRGKAQFPAKVTKAIAPGTVFVPMHWGSLWADNAEANALTHPESCPDSLQPELKACAVQLIPISVEVAVKDYQFQSSQC is encoded by the coding sequence ATGAGTGAATTTACCAAAACTCTTTGTCCTTACTGTGGTGTTGGCTGTGGACTAGAAGTTTCACCCCCAGCCCAACTTGGCAAAGCAACTAATCGAGATGGTCAAGGAAATCCGACTTGGCGGGTGCGGGGCGATAAAGCCCATCCATCTAGTCAAGGAATGGTTTGTGTCAAAGGCGCAACGATCGCAGAATCTTTAGATAAAAATAGATTACATTACCCAATGGTGCGAGACTCTTTAGATCAAGAGTTTCGGCGCGTTAGTTGGGATGAAGCTTTTAATCTCATCACGCAGCGTATTCAAACAGTCCGCTTCACCCAAGGGCCAGAAGCGTTATGTATGTATGGTTCCGGTCAGTTTCAAACCGAAGACTACTACATAGCCCAGAAGCTTATGAAAGGCTGTCTGGGTACTAATAATTTTGATGCCAACTCCCGTTTATGTATGTCTAGTGCTGTGGCTGGGTACATTCAAAGTTTTGGCTCAGATGGTCCGCCCTGCTGTTATGAAGACTTGGAGTTAACCGACTGTGCATTTTTAATAGGCACTAATACAGCCGAATGTCATCCAATCGTTTTTAACCGACTAGAGAAATATCACAAAAAGAACCGCAAAGTCAAAATGATTGTGGTCGATCCCCGACGCACGCCAACCGCAGAAGCCGCCGACTTACATTTAGCCATTCGTCCGGGTACAGATATCGATTTGTTGAACGGTATCGCTCACTTATTGATGCGCTGGAACTACATCGATACCATGTTCATGGACGACTGCACCAGCAACTTTCCCGCTTATGCTGAAGTGATTCGCCACTATTCCCCGGAAGTGGTAGCTCGTCAATGCGGAATCAGTATTGAAGATTTAGAAACAGCAGCCCGTTATTGGGGTGAATCTAGGCGGGTACTTTCTTTGTGGTCGATGGGTGTGAATCAATCATCAGAAGGGACAGCCAAGGTAAGAACTATCATCAATCTGCACCTGATGACTGGACAAATCGGCAAACCTGGGGCTGGCCCTTTTTCCCTGACTGGTCAGCCGAATGCAATGGGAGGACGCGAAGCCGGAGGTTTGGCACATTTATTACCTGGTTATCGGGTTGTGAAAAATCCTCAGCATCGCGCAGAAGTTGAGGAGTTTTGGGGACTTAAACCAGGACAGATTTCACCCAATCCCGGTTTGACTGCTTGGGATATGATTACTGGCTTGGAAAGTGATGCTGTCGGGTTATTGTGGATTGCAGCTACTAATCCGGCTGTAAGTATGCCAGATTTGGAGCGAACTAAGAAGGCGTTGTTGCGATCGCCTTTTACCATTTACCAAGATGCTTATTATCCCACAGAAACCTCTGCCTATGCTCACGTTTTGCTACCAGCAGCCCAGTGGGGTGAAAAAACTGGTGTGATGACAAACTCCGAACGGGTGGTAACTCTGTGTCAAGCATTTCGCCAACCACCAAGAGAAGCTAAAGCAGATTGGGAAATTTTCGCTGAAGTTGGACGGAGATTAGGTTTTGAAAAAGAGTTCGCCTTTGCTAACTCGGCTGAAGTTTATGCTGAATTCGTCCAATTAACTCAAAATCGCCCCTGCGATATGACAGGTATCAGTCATGAGCAATTGACACAAGGCCCAACTCAATGGCCTTACCCAGCCAAGAAAGTAGAGTCAGTATTTATCGATACTGAAACAGGACTCTTAAGTTTTCAGCCAGAAGAAGAAACTTTCTCTGACAAAGAAGCCGAGAAGAAGCGTAAGTACCATACACTCAGAATGGGAAAACGGCTTTACACTGATTTACGCTTTCATACCCCTGATGGACGCGCTCAATTTGGGGCATATTACTCAAAGGGATTGGCAGAACCACCAGACCCAGATTATCCTTTTGTGCTAACTAATGGGCGACTTTACGGACATTGGCATACCCAAACACGCACCGGTCGCATTGAAAAAATTTGCAAAATGCACCCCGAACCGTTTATCGAAATTCATCCCCGTGATGCGGCGAAGTTAGGTATTTTAGATAATCAGTGTGTGCAAGTGCGATCGCGTCGGGGTAAAGCTCAATTTCCTGCTAAAGTGACAAAAGCGATCGCACCTGGTACAGTTTTTGTCCCTATGCACTGGGGTTCATTATGGGCAGATAATGCCGAAGCTAACGCCCTCACCCATCCAGAATCTTGCCCGGATTCGCTGCAACCAGAATTAAAAGCCTGTGCTGTGCAGCTGATTCCAATTTCTGTAGAAGTTGCAGTCAAAGATTATCAATTCCAGTCATCACAATGCTAA
- a CDS encoding NarK family nitrate/nitrite MFS transporter, producing the protein MLKKLFSFSDRYRILHQTWFAFFLTFVCWFNFAPFATTIGKELHLAPEQIKTLGICNLALTIPARLIIGMLLDRFGPRITYSILLMFAVVPCLATALAQDFNQLVISRLLMGIVGSGFVVGIRMVAEWFQPKEMGIAQGIYGGWGNFGAFGAEFALPILAISTSFFSGGASNWRLAIALVGIITAIYGVIYYNTVQDTPRGKVYKKPKKNGSLEVTSIKSFWAMMISNFGLIFALGLLAWRLEQKKIHFLTLSQMYLTWLVLAGLFAYQSYKAWQVNRELLTGKKTYPVSERFQFGQVALLEFTYITNFGSELAAVSMLPAFFEKTFGLEHVVAGMIAATYPFLNLVSRPSGGLISDKFGSRKWTMTIISVGIGVSYLMAHFINSNWPIPVAIAVTMFAAYFAQAGCGATYSIVPMIKKEATGQIAGNVGAYGNFGGVVYLTIFSLTDAPTLFSTMGIAALICAFMCAFFLKEPKGSFAPAYEGEASETATKSSVFLTEE; encoded by the coding sequence ATGCTTAAAAAATTATTTTCATTCAGCGATCGCTACCGCATCTTACATCAGACTTGGTTTGCTTTCTTTCTCACCTTTGTCTGTTGGTTTAACTTTGCTCCCTTCGCTACAACCATTGGCAAAGAACTACATTTAGCCCCTGAGCAAATCAAAACCTTGGGCATCTGTAACCTCGCTCTCACAATTCCCGCCCGGTTAATCATTGGGATGCTTCTAGATCGTTTTGGTCCTAGAATCACCTACTCAATCTTGCTGATGTTTGCAGTAGTTCCTTGTTTAGCAACAGCCCTAGCGCAAGACTTTAATCAATTAGTCATCAGTCGTTTGCTGATGGGAATTGTCGGGTCTGGGTTTGTTGTCGGTATCCGCATGGTGGCAGAATGGTTCCAGCCAAAGGAGATGGGAATTGCTCAGGGCATTTATGGCGGTTGGGGCAACTTCGGAGCTTTTGGCGCAGAGTTTGCCTTACCGATACTTGCAATTTCTACTAGCTTTTTCTCTGGTGGTGCTTCTAACTGGCGATTAGCGATCGCACTTGTAGGCATCATAACTGCTATTTATGGCGTAATTTACTACAACACTGTCCAAGATACGCCTAGAGGCAAAGTCTACAAGAAACCTAAAAAGAATGGTTCCCTAGAAGTGACTAGCATCAAAAGCTTCTGGGCGATGATGATCTCAAATTTTGGTTTGATTTTCGCCTTGGGTTTATTAGCTTGGCGCTTAGAACAAAAGAAAATTCACTTCCTAACTCTGAGTCAAATGTATTTGACTTGGTTGGTATTAGCAGGATTGTTTGCTTACCAAAGTTATAAAGCTTGGCAGGTAAACCGAGAACTTCTCACTGGCAAGAAAACTTACCCTGTATCTGAACGCTTTCAATTTGGACAAGTAGCTTTACTCGAATTCACTTACATAACCAACTTTGGCAGCGAACTGGCAGCCGTTTCTATGCTCCCGGCATTTTTTGAGAAAACCTTTGGTTTAGAGCATGTTGTCGCTGGGATGATTGCTGCCACCTATCCCTTCTTAAATTTGGTTTCTCGTCCTAGTGGTGGTTTAATTTCTGATAAATTTGGTTCGCGTAAGTGGACGATGACCATTATCAGCGTTGGTATCGGTGTTAGTTATTTGATGGCACATTTTATTAATAGTAACTGGCCGATTCCAGTAGCGATCGCAGTTACAATGTTTGCCGCTTATTTTGCTCAAGCTGGTTGCGGTGCAACCTACAGCATCGTACCCATGATTAAAAAGGAAGCCACTGGACAAATTGCGGGCAATGTCGGAGCTTACGGTAATTTTGGCGGCGTAGTTTACCTAACAATTTTTAGCTTAACCGACGCTCCCACACTATTTAGCACAATGGGTATAGCTGCACTAATCTGTGCTTTTATGTGTGCCTTCTTCCTCAAAGAACCAAAAGGTTCCTTTGCTCCAGCCTACGAAGGTGAAGCATCAGAAACTGCAACTAAAAGCTCTGTTTTCTTAACTGAAGAATAG
- a CDS encoding ferredoxin--nitrite reductase — MTDTTTTTTSLNKFEKFKAQKDGLAIRDEIEKFAALGWEAMDETDRDHRLKWVGVFFRPVTPGKFMMRLRMPNGILTSSQMSVLAQVVQRYGDDGCADITTRQNIQLRGIRIEDLPDIFNRFHAVGLTTIQSGMDNIRNITGDPVAGLDADELYDTRELIQQIQDMLTNKGEGNPEFSNLPRKFNIAIAGGRDNSVHAEINDLAFVPAFKEANGQEFSKPPIFGFNILVGGFFSAKRCEAAIPLNAWVAPEDVVAVCRAVLEVFRDHGPRANRQKSRLMWLIDEWGLEKFRAEVDTRLGKSLLPAAAKDEIDWEKRDHIGVYKQKQPGLNYAGLNIPVGRLYAEDMFEIARLAEVFGSGEIRFTVEQNIVIPNISDSRLATFFTEPLLERFSINPGLLARSLVSCTGAQFCNFALIETKNRALEMIKALEEDLIFTNPVRIHWTGCPNSCGQPQVADIGLMGTKTRKNGKTLEGVDIYMGGKVGKDAHLGTCVTKGVPCEDLQPLLQDLLIKNFGAKLKQEALVISG, encoded by the coding sequence ATGACAGACACAACAACTACGACTACCAGCCTCAATAAATTCGAGAAATTCAAGGCGCAAAAAGATGGACTCGCCATCAGGGATGAGATAGAGAAATTTGCCGCCTTGGGCTGGGAAGCAATGGACGAAACAGATCGCGATCATCGGCTCAAGTGGGTGGGCGTATTTTTTCGCCCTGTTACCCCAGGCAAGTTTATGATGCGGTTACGGATGCCTAATGGTATTCTCACCAGCAGTCAGATGAGTGTTTTAGCCCAAGTGGTGCAGCGTTACGGAGATGATGGGTGCGCCGATATTACCACCAGACAGAATATCCAATTACGGGGAATCAGAATTGAAGATTTACCAGATATCTTTAATAGATTTCACGCAGTTGGTTTAACCACTATCCAATCAGGGATGGATAACATCCGCAATATCACAGGCGATCCGGTGGCGGGGTTGGATGCAGATGAGTTGTACGACACACGAGAGTTGATACAGCAGATTCAAGATATGCTCACCAACAAAGGTGAAGGAAACCCAGAGTTTAGCAACTTACCACGGAAATTTAACATTGCGATCGCAGGTGGAAGAGACAATTCAGTTCACGCTGAAATTAATGATTTAGCTTTTGTTCCCGCATTTAAGGAAGCGAATGGGCAAGAATTCTCTAAACCACCGATATTTGGCTTTAATATCCTCGTAGGTGGCTTTTTCTCAGCTAAACGCTGTGAGGCGGCGATTCCTCTAAATGCTTGGGTGGCTCCAGAAGATGTGGTAGCTGTATGTAGAGCAGTTTTAGAAGTCTTTCGTGACCACGGGCCGCGTGCCAATCGGCAAAAATCCCGCTTGATGTGGCTAATTGATGAATGGGGTTTAGAAAAATTTCGAGCAGAAGTAGACACTCGTTTGGGTAAATCGTTATTACCCGCAGCCGCAAAAGACGAGATCGACTGGGAAAAACGCGACCACATCGGAGTATATAAACAAAAACAACCGGGGCTAAATTACGCAGGTTTAAATATTCCCGTCGGGCGACTGTATGCCGAAGATATGTTTGAAATCGCTCGTCTAGCTGAAGTTTTTGGCAGTGGTGAAATCCGCTTTACCGTTGAGCAAAACATCGTTATCCCCAACATTTCTGACTCACGGTTAGCAACATTTTTCACAGAACCGTTGCTAGAAAGATTTTCTATTAATCCAGGTTTACTGGCGCGATCGCTAGTATCTTGCACAGGCGCACAATTTTGCAACTTCGCTCTCATCGAAACCAAAAACCGCGCCCTGGAAATGATTAAAGCCTTAGAAGAAGACTTAATCTTCACCAATCCAGTCCGAATTCACTGGACAGGTTGCCCAAACTCTTGCGGCCAGCCCCAAGTTGCAGACATCGGCTTGATGGGAACCAAAACTCGTAAAAATGGCAAAACCTTGGAAGGTGTTGATATATATATGGGCGGTAAAGTCGGCAAAGACGCTCATTTAGGAACTTGCGTTACCAAAGGCGTACCGTGCGAAGACTTGCAGCCATTATTGCAAGACTTACTAATCAAAAACTTTGGGGCAAAACTCAAGCAAGAAGCCTTAGTAATTAGCGGTTAG
- a CDS encoding ubiquinol-cytochrome c reductase iron-sulfur subunit, with protein MKRRDFINWVGLGLIASSLPVAIAACSSQTPSASGDWQTVGTSAELDKTGQLLAKNSPAGPVLVVGTSKAAMTAVNPTCTHAGCTVAWKAEAKKFACPCHGSEYGVDGKVLKGPATEALKTYAAKIEGNSVVVKPT; from the coding sequence ATGAAACGTCGTGATTTTATTAATTGGGTAGGTTTGGGTTTGATAGCGAGTTCTCTACCTGTAGCGATCGCAGCTTGTTCTTCCCAAACACCTTCTGCATCTGGAGATTGGCAAACAGTAGGCACTTCGGCAGAATTAGATAAAACTGGTCAATTGTTGGCTAAAAACTCACCTGCTGGGCCTGTGTTGGTAGTCGGTACATCTAAAGCCGCAATGACAGCTGTTAACCCTACCTGTACTCACGCAGGTTGCACCGTAGCATGGAAAGCTGAGGCAAAAAAATTCGCTTGTCCCTGTCATGGCTCAGAATATGGGGTTGATGGTAAGGTGCTAAAAGGCCCAGCTACAGAAGCGCTTAAAACTTACGCCGCCAAAATTGAAGGTAATTCAGTTGTAGTCAAGCCAACTTAA
- a CDS encoding HEAT repeat domain-containing protein has translation MVSNINQLLVQAQTAYNAADWSSLIQYLQQLVLGSDSQHPEVVKNREYLLTLAISVLEMGDFQQRWEITKVLTHLGNIAIPPLIDILEDEDAEEELRWYAARTLGEFQQPEAIAPLVELLKTDEDEELKAIAATALGQMGTVAIAALSELLKQEDTRLLAVRSLSCIPQTETITPLLSVVQDSQATIRTAAIEALSSFHDERIPTVLLNALNDIAATVRRAAALGLGFRPDLREALDLVTRLQPKLYDFNLDVCCAAAVSLSRMGCNDAAKHLFDLLISPQTSTKLQLKTIRALSWVGTPSSLEYLQTAFNQITSETLWQEIATVLGRVQKPQTTQAVEILLQILRLQHPATEIVNIKSAIALSLGQLGEIQAIEPLISLLADSNASVRLHAIAALKNLDSEVAHQKLQQLANNTALTPDLQQGIAIALAEW, from the coding sequence ATGGTGAGTAATATCAACCAGCTTTTGGTGCAAGCCCAGACAGCATATAATGCAGCTGATTGGTCATCACTGATTCAATATTTACAACAATTAGTTTTAGGGTCAGACTCACAACATCCAGAGGTAGTTAAAAATCGAGAATATCTGCTAACATTAGCAATTTCAGTGTTAGAGATGGGAGATTTTCAACAACGCTGGGAAATCACCAAAGTTTTGACTCACTTGGGAAATATTGCTATTCCACCACTCATTGACATCTTAGAAGATGAAGATGCAGAGGAAGAATTACGCTGGTATGCAGCACGGACTTTGGGTGAATTTCAGCAGCCAGAAGCGATCGCACCCTTAGTTGAATTGTTGAAAACTGATGAGGATGAAGAACTCAAAGCGATCGCAGCCACAGCACTAGGACAAATGGGTACTGTTGCGATCGCTGCCCTATCTGAACTCCTGAAACAAGAAGATACAAGGCTTTTAGCAGTGCGATCGCTTTCCTGTATTCCCCAAACAGAAACCATCACACCACTGTTGAGTGTAGTGCAAGATTCACAAGCCACAATCCGCACTGCTGCAATTGAAGCCCTCAGCAGTTTTCATGACGAACGTATACCAACAGTTTTGTTAAACGCTTTGAATGATATTGCTGCTACAGTTAGGCGTGCAGCAGCCCTTGGTTTAGGTTTTCGCCCCGATTTGCGCGAAGCATTAGATTTGGTAACAAGACTGCAACCCAAGCTTTACGACTTTAACCTTGATGTTTGTTGTGCAGCCGCAGTTTCCCTTTCTCGGATGGGTTGTAATGACGCTGCAAAACATTTATTTGATTTGTTGATTTCACCCCAAACATCAACAAAGCTGCAATTAAAAACCATCCGCGCTTTAAGTTGGGTGGGTACACCATCTAGTTTGGAATATTTGCAAACAGCATTTAATCAAATCACTTCAGAGACACTTTGGCAAGAAATTGCCACCGTTTTGGGGCGAGTACAAAAGCCGCAAACTACACAAGCGGTAGAAATATTATTGCAAATACTGCGATTGCAGCATCCAGCCACAGAGATTGTCAACATCAAAAGTGCGATCGCTTTATCTTTAGGGCAGTTAGGCGAAATACAAGCTATTGAACCATTGATTTCACTGCTAGCTGATTCTAATGCATCGGTGAGACTGCACGCGATCGCTGCACTCAAAAATCTGGATAGTGAAGTTGCACATCAAAAATTGCAGCAATTAGCAAATAACACCGCACTCACACCAGATTTGCAACAAGGAATAGCGATCGCTTTGGCTGAGTGGTAA
- a CDS encoding helix-turn-helix domain-containing protein gives MQPSKLDQILGLELQRRRTEKGWSQEYLAEVTGLHRTYISQLERGLKSPSVRVLSHITKALGMTMSEFLQPVEESLSVDGQRD, from the coding sequence ATGCAGCCCAGTAAACTAGACCAAATTTTAGGACTAGAACTACAGCGTCGTCGTACAGAAAAAGGTTGGTCACAGGAGTATCTTGCAGAAGTCACAGGTCTGCACAGGACTTATATCAGCCAGCTTGAGCGAGGGCTAAAAAGTCCATCTGTTAGAGTTCTTAGCCATATCACTAAGGCTTTGGGTATGACAATGAGTGAATTTTTACAACCTGTAGAGGAATCTCTGAGTGTTGACGGACAGCGAGATTGA
- a CDS encoding LysR family transcriptional regulator, translated as MRLEQLQAFLAIAQTGSFQQAARTSGVTQSTISRQIQALEADLGVELFHRTTHAKLTLGGECLLPRVRKICQEWETATQELADLIAGKQPELCIAVIHSLCGSYLPPVLQKFCHAYPDVQLRVTSLGSDRALKVLKDGLVDLAIVMNNRFLTTAREMVVEVLYDEPIEVLTAANHPLAQYECVPWSELILYPQVVFKDGYGMQRLIQDRFERMEATLQAALEVNTLDAFRGVVRQGELIALLPQSALLEARLDPTLAVRSLENNNISGLTDGSSLTRRVVMVTTQDRLQIPPIKYFWQLVRENIPLQIDQQRSAS; from the coding sequence ATGCGCCTAGAGCAGTTGCAAGCCTTTCTAGCGATCGCACAAACCGGCAGCTTTCAACAAGCAGCGCGAACATCTGGTGTTACCCAATCGACGATTAGCCGCCAAATCCAGGCATTAGAAGCAGATTTGGGTGTAGAACTTTTTCATAGAACTACTCACGCCAAATTAACGCTGGGAGGTGAATGTTTACTACCCCGTGTCCGCAAAATTTGCCAAGAATGGGAGACAGCTACACAAGAATTAGCTGATTTAATCGCTGGAAAGCAACCAGAACTTTGCATTGCCGTGATTCACTCATTATGTGGATCTTACTTACCACCAGTGTTGCAAAAATTCTGTCATGCTTATCCAGATGTGCAATTGCGGGTGACTTCATTAGGAAGCGATCGCGCCCTGAAAGTCCTCAAAGATGGATTGGTAGATTTAGCAATTGTGATGAATAATCGCTTTTTAACCACTGCTAGGGAAATGGTGGTAGAAGTACTTTATGATGAACCAATAGAAGTTCTCACCGCAGCTAATCATCCCCTGGCACAATATGAATGTGTCCCTTGGTCGGAGCTAATTCTTTATCCCCAAGTGGTTTTTAAAGATGGTTATGGGATGCAGCGCTTAATACAAGATAGATTTGAGCGAATGGAAGCTACACTTCAGGCAGCTTTAGAGGTAAATACCCTAGATGCCTTTCGGGGAGTGGTGCGCCAAGGAGAATTAATCGCTTTGCTACCTCAATCAGCATTACTGGAAGCACGTCTTGACCCTACTTTAGCGGTTCGTTCCTTAGAGAACAATAATATTAGTGGTTTAACAGATGGTTCAAGTTTGACTCGGCGGGTAGTTATGGTAACAACTCAAGATCGACTACAAATTCCCCCCATTAAGTACTTTTGGCAACTCGTGCGGGAAAATATCCCATTACAAATTGACCAGCAGCGATCGGCTTCTTGA